TCTTGGAGCCTGGTTTCAATGAATCAAAATACTTCAAGTATTTATCAGTATCATTATCAATAAGTTTCATATCATCTACATACTTCCAAGGCATGTTGAAATATTCCATGTAATTCCCTATGTAATCAGTTTTCTTCCTGAATAATTTCTCTAAATCTGGACATAAAAGAAATTCTACAGGTACTTCATCATACCCTTGTCTTTTAAGTAGTGATAATAGATTCTCTCTTCTGTTCATTGCATATACCTCCTTATCTATATCACATGATTATTAACTATTTGCCATGCTGCTCTCTAATATCTTTTTATCTCTTCTTCTCTTTCTAAGGAAGTCGAATGTCAATGCAATCAATAACAATAAACCTCTTGCTACATACTGCCAGAAAGTTGGTACATTCAACATTATAAGACCCGTGTTGAATCCTTGTAGTATAAATACACCTAGGACAGTACCGAAAATTGTTCCCACTCCACCAGAGAATGCTGTTCCACCTAATACAGCTGCTGTGATAGCATCAAATTCCAAACCTACACTTGCTGCAGGTTGCCCTGAATTCATTCTAGCAGCTAGTAAAGCCCCTCCTAATGCAGCTAATGCTCCATTAACCATATATAGAATCAAAGTAATTCTTTTAGGGTTTAATCCAGCTAATCTAGCAGCTTCTTTGTTACCTCCAACGACATAAATACTTCTTCCGAATCTAGTTTTTGATAAAATAATACCAAATATTATAAAAGAAATTATTAATATTATAACTGGTACTGGAATACCGAATATCCTTTGGCTTCCTAACTTAAGAAAACTATTATTAGTTATGAAGACAGGTTTTCCATTACATATTATATATGCTAAACCTCTAACTATAGACATTGATGCAAGAGTTGCAATGAATGGTTCTAATTTCAAAGAATTGACTGTAACAGCATTAAAAATACCAATTAGTATTCCTGCAAGCACAACAATTAACACTGTAACAAAAACATTACCTGTTGAACTTAGAACTACTGCAGCCAAAACACTACCAAATGCAGCTACTGAACCTGCAGATAAGTCAACTAACCCTGCAATAACCAAATATGTTTCACCTACTGCAACCAATCCTGTCAAAGAAGCTGCAATAAGTATATTTATCATATTTTTATACGAAAAGAAATGTTTGTTGAAGAAAGAAAATACTGCAATCATAACTATTAATGCTATCAATAATCCTATTCTATCGCTAGGTATCTTTTCTCTTAATGTCTTTAATTTTTGTTTATTCATTTTAATTAACCTCTCCTTCTAACATCGCATAGGCAAGAATTTTTTCTTCTGTCGCCTCTTCTCTCATTACTTCACCTGTTATATATCCATCTTTCATAACGATAATCCTGTCACTTAATCCTATTACTTCTGGAAGTTCAGAAGATATCAGAATGACACCCATACCATTTTTAGCACAATCACATATTAGTTTATAAAATTCTGCTTTTGCACCTACATCAATACCTTTGGTAGGTTCATCTAATATGAGTACCTTTGGATTAGTCGCCAACCATCTGGCAACAATAGCTTTTTGCTGATTACCACCACTTAATTCAACAATCTTCTTAGTGGCATTAGGAGTTTTAATATTAAAAGTATTAATACTATCCTTAACTAGAACATTTTCCTTTTTATTATTGATAAAGCCAATTTTATTTATAATATTATCAAGTACTGCAATACTGATGTTATATCCTACAGACAAGTTAGGTAGAATACCTTGAAGTTTTCTATCCTCTGGACATAGAACAATACCTTTCTTGATAGCTTGTTTTGGTGATTTACTATTGACTTCTTTATTCTCCAACATGATTTTCCCGCTATTAACTTTGTCAGCTCCAAAAATAGCTCTCATTACTTCCGTTCTTCCAGCACCCACAAGTCCTGCGAATCCAAGTATTTCTCCTTCCCTTAGAGAGAAAGATACATCACTTACATCGTTAGTTGTCAGTTTATTGACCTCTAATATTGTATCTCCGTAACTTTTACTTCTATCCAATTCGTTAAATATATCTCCTAGATCTCTTCCTACCATCATAGTAATCAAATCGTTATTAGTCACATCATTTCGTTTAACTAGATCTACGAATTTACCATCTTTGAATACGACTACTTTGTCTGCTATTCTTTCAAGTTCTTTCATTCTGTGCGAGACATAAATAATTATCTTATTCTCTTTTTTCAGCTTATTGATTATTTCAAAAAGGATTTCTATCTCACTATCAGATAAACTAGCAGTGGGTTCATCAAATGCAATGACCTTAAGATCTCGGCTATATGCCTTCATTATTTCAACCATTTGTTGATGTGCAATACTGATATTTCTAACTTTTGCTCTTGGGTCTATATTTAGACCAAATTCATCAATTATTTTTTTAGCATCTTGGTATAATTTTTTATAATCAATCAATCCGTTTTTCTTGATTGGCTGCTGTCCTAGAAATATATTTTCTGCAACACTTATATCCAGTACAATTTGACGCTCTTGGTATATGATGCTTATACCTTCATCTATGGCTTCTTTTGGTGATTTAAAATGTTTCGCTTCTCCATTTAATATGTATTTGCCACTAGTAGGCTGAAAATCACCATTCAAAATTTTTAAAAGAGTTGATTTACCAGCTCCATTTTCTCCAAGAAATGCAAGTACTTCTCCACTGTTGGCTTTAAAACTTACATTATCCAACGCTTTAACTCCAGGAAAGTATTTTGTTATACCTGAAAATTCCAGTATATCTTTCACATTTCAACCTCCTTAAAATGTTATATGTGTATTGCTTAAAAGAAGTATACTAAAAAAAAGAAATTTTGTATTTACAATAAAGTAGAATAATTTATAAAAATATGATATAAAAGGCAAAAAAAAATAATTGACATACTTGGTGTCAATTATTTTATATAACTCAATTAAGTCCTGAAAAATATTCTTTTACTACTTCTTGCATTCCTTTAGGAATATCTGATGTATTCATTGATTCATAGGCTTTACTCTCATATTCACCAATTACCTGAACATATGGCACTTTCTCTCCTCCTATGGATATTCCTTCTTTTGTCATTTGAATCTGGGAATCATCTTTATTTCCACGTTTACCATTAATATTCTTATCCTCTGTAGAAGCATCTATAGATTCATTATCTGTTTCGGAATTGGCACTTCCTTTACCTCTTCCCTGTCCTTTTCCATTACCATTTCCGTTACCTTGTCCATTACCTTGTTGATTCCCTTGTCCGCTACCCTGTCCGTTGCCTTGTGAGTTACCCTGTCCACTCCCTTGTCCATTCTGCCCACTATTAGACCCTGTACCAGAACTTTGATTATTATTTTGAGATTTACCTGAATTACTATTATTGCTATTAGAGGAAGCATATTGGCTATTTGACAGTGTTATGTTTGTCATTTCCATTTCATTAGCCAGATCACCTAGAGCCTCTTGTAATTGATTGATGTCAAGTCCTGCCAACTTATCTGATAAACCAGCAAGCATATCATTATATTCTTTATCACTCATTTTTTTCGCTTCTTCAATCAATTTATCTATTTCTTCTTTGGCTTTATCAAATTCTTTATCACTGAGAGCCTTTCCTAATTCCTGTAAATTATTATTCCCCAACATCTTCTTAGCTAATTTTTCAAAATTCTCTTCCTTGGCTTTATTTTTTTTGTGCTCTATGATTTTTTTATTTGATTCAGCTTGTTTCTTATACTCTTTTTCATCATTAATATTTGATATCTCTTTATTAAGCTTTGCTATTTCTTTTTCAAGTTCTTTTTTATCCTTCTCAGTTAAAAAGACATCTTTCTTTATTTCTTTCTTGATTTTCTCTCTTTCATCTTTCTCTTCTTCTTTAACAATATACATTCGTTCTTTTTGTTCCACAATATTTCTATGCCTATTAGGAATTGCCAATATTATAATTAAAATAGTAACCATTGACACACTCATCACAAATTTTTTGGTCGGAGGTTTTAAGGAAATTATTTTTTTATAGTTTATTTTCCTTAAATGTGAATAAGCATCTTCTATCTCAATTTTTGCATATGGATTGTTACTTTCCATTAATTCAAGAGCAGTTATTGTCCTTTCTTTCAAACCTTTTTCATCTATAATTTTTGCTGTGTAATTATTATCTGGTATATTGAATATGGAGTATACCATTCCTATTAATATACTAAAAATCAATATATAAGCTGATTTTATATATATAAACGTTATTGGTGTAAAATGAGCTATTATTGCAAGTACAATACATGCAATAACTCCACCAGTAAAGCTCAATAGAACATTTTCTATTAACATCTTAAATATAATTTTTCTTCTGACTTTCTTGATAATACTAATTATATTTTCATTAATATCAATCATAGCTGACCTCTTCTATACCTTTTTTCTTTTTTATAGGATTAAGGATATATGCTGAAGCGAAATTTAATCCTACAGATAATAGTACATATAAACAACAACTTATAATTGTAATATTGTCATTTAATGTCACCCCATTCAAGTAACCAGTGAGCCTGTCTATCCCACCAAATTGCTGTAATAATACTGCCCAGAATGTTATACCTGGATTAATATAATAAAGGAAAAAAGTATTATTCTCAAAATAAGAATAATCCCTTGTCATAT
The window above is part of the Vallitalea guaymasensis genome. Proteins encoded here:
- a CDS encoding sugar ABC transporter ATP-binding protein — encoded protein: MKDILEFSGITKYFPGVKALDNVSFKANSGEVLAFLGENGAGKSTLLKILNGDFQPTSGKYILNGEAKHFKSPKEAIDEGISIIYQERQIVLDISVAENIFLGQQPIKKNGLIDYKKLYQDAKKIIDEFGLNIDPRAKVRNISIAHQQMVEIMKAYSRDLKVIAFDEPTASLSDSEIEILFEIINKLKKENKIIIYVSHRMKELERIADKVVVFKDGKFVDLVKRNDVTNNDLITMMVGRDLGDIFNELDRSKSYGDTILEVNKLTTNDVSDVSFSLREGEILGFAGLVGAGRTEVMRAIFGADKVNSGKIMLENKEVNSKSPKQAIKKGIVLCPEDRKLQGILPNLSVGYNISIAVLDNIINKIGFINNKKENVLVKDSINTFNIKTPNATKKIVELSGGNQQKAIVARWLATNPKVLILDEPTKGIDVGAKAEFYKLICDCAKNGMGVILISSELPEVIGLSDRIIVMKDGYITGEVMREEATEEKILAYAMLEGEVN
- a CDS encoding ABC transporter permease, with protein sequence MNKQKLKTLREKIPSDRIGLLIALIVMIAVFSFFNKHFFSYKNMINILIAASLTGLVAVGETYLVIAGLVDLSAGSVAAFGSVLAAVVLSSTGNVFVTVLIVVLAGILIGIFNAVTVNSLKLEPFIATLASMSIVRGLAYIICNGKPVFITNNSFLKLGSQRIFGIPVPVIILIISFIIFGIILSKTRFGRSIYVVGGNKEAARLAGLNPKRITLILYMVNGALAALGGALLAARMNSGQPAASVGLEFDAITAAVLGGTAFSGGVGTIFGTVLGVFILQGFNTGLIMLNVPTFWQYVARGLLLLIALTFDFLRKRRRDKKILESSMANS